The Chryseobacterium sp. 52 genome includes a region encoding these proteins:
- a CDS encoding DUF2931 family protein, with the protein MEEKYSWLGTISAPQEYPMEIYKGAIVADDFTYGFDAIWGTQNTGWGNEGGTMSVETANMDLPNKLEFTWYSLVENKFYTGKWDLDKEKIKGLFEKGFIDQDNGKKATYSNFIVGLAPKGRVVLWINGPGNQTEVGVFQAHDTIITKEKAYENAQYMLKDGFADRMLKDPSYETFKPEIRAKIEQQGYPAADLYDVYREKYNWKPSVILPEGSEWIDFGLTNYNGEQENLFGESLTNDTYKKRAVPKFCGFYWRDQNKNRYAVWVDSFDEKEIFEVFQKLGKEKNIDFTIKVNADNTGAVLSLKSENMVLPITKAKIRLSRKIE; encoded by the coding sequence ATGGAAGAAAAATACAGTTGGTTAGGAACCATCTCGGCACCGCAGGAATATCCAATGGAAATTTACAAAGGAGCCATCGTTGCAGATGATTTCACCTACGGCTTTGATGCCATCTGGGGAACACAGAATACGGGCTGGGGTAATGAAGGTGGAACAATGAGTGTAGAAACCGCGAATATGGACTTACCTAATAAACTGGAATTTACCTGGTATTCTCTGGTGGAAAATAAATTTTATACCGGAAAATGGGATCTCGATAAAGAAAAAATAAAAGGTCTTTTTGAAAAAGGATTTATAGACCAGGATAATGGTAAAAAAGCAACCTATAGTAATTTTATTGTTGGGCTGGCACCCAAAGGACGTGTCGTTTTATGGATCAATGGTCCGGGAAATCAGACAGAAGTAGGTGTTTTCCAGGCTCACGACACCATAATTACCAAAGAAAAAGCATACGAAAATGCGCAGTATATGCTGAAAGACGGTTTTGCAGACAGAATGTTGAAAGATCCTTCTTATGAAACATTTAAACCGGAAATCAGAGCGAAAATAGAACAGCAAGGGTATCCTGCAGCAGATCTATATGATGTTTATAGAGAAAAATATAACTGGAAACCGTCTGTGATCCTACCCGAAGGCAGCGAATGGATCGATTTTGGATTAACGAATTATAACGGTGAGCAGGAAAATCTTTTCGGAGAAAGCCTGACAAATGATACTTATAAAAAACGGGCGGTTCCAAAATTCTGCGGTTTTTATTGGAGAGATCAGAATAAAAACAGATATGCGGTATGGGTAGATTCTTTTGATGAAAAAGAAATTTTTGAAGTATTCCAAAAGCTTGGAAAAGAAAAAAATATAGATTTTACGATTAAAGTCAATGCAGATAATACAGGTGCCGTTTTATCATTAAAAAGTGAAAATATGGTGCTTCCCATTACAAAAGCAAAAATCAGATTATCCCGTAAAATAGAATAA
- a CDS encoding type VI secretion system Vgr family protein yields the protein MSTIPEKSTGAAFRPAQNADGVSENHHTGINRLVKLSLVIEGKIIKFYKHFKLKQSSQRHHEFTLTLAHDTLGDRQTHSLEDANKFLGKRLTAVISYKDIDNSPERTFVGIITGVAFSQEKMSLGNIVLTGCSPTILLDGASHIQSFGGNQPVNMGIIAEEVIKQGIDKGRFDIRIDANNFSQIIYSSQYDETHYNYLARMAEAYGEQFFYDGEVLHFGKLPPQNKPIILTYGSSANDIKVELKAIHTKPQFYGYNSNKNEKLTSGSTPIQHVSDIAKTAYDHNNNIYKTPALQIAPIKASTHLDVEYSQKSASGSEAVNVFSISGNTTVPFLHPGCIADVQMRKPDSNETSYFTRIMITEAEHEIDTIGHYNGSFIGIAADTGFLPRPEYKIPKAEPQTAVVISNSDPEGQGRIQVQFDWQTSDTTHFIRMMSPDAGGTDQITQNRGYVAIPEVGDQVMINFVHSHPDRPFVMGGMFHGGIGLGGGINNHLKSIQTRSGIRILMNDEEGSVKIMDPSGNIYFMDGAGNISMKAPKNFTLNAGDNINITAGKEISISAGEGINSAANDSIISTAGKDIVQTASGDIRESSDTRTEMVEKEFKRQSETSNEIAGEISMFSELENMTMQSGKIVEFNSAEKSKLF from the coding sequence ATGTCTACTATACCTGAAAAATCAACGGGAGCAGCTTTTCGTCCTGCACAAAATGCAGATGGAGTGTCCGAGAATCATCATACAGGCATTAACCGTCTTGTAAAGCTTTCCTTGGTCATAGAGGGAAAGATTATTAAATTTTATAAGCATTTTAAACTTAAACAGAGTAGCCAGCGTCATCATGAATTTACGCTGACTCTGGCACACGATACTTTAGGAGACCGCCAGACCCATTCACTGGAAGATGCCAATAAGTTTCTCGGTAAACGTCTGACCGCAGTGATTTCCTATAAAGATATAGACAACAGTCCTGAAAGAACCTTTGTAGGAATCATTACAGGAGTGGCATTCAGCCAGGAAAAAATGAGCCTTGGAAACATAGTGCTTACCGGTTGCAGTCCTACTATTCTGTTGGATGGAGCATCCCATATCCAGAGTTTTGGAGGAAATCAGCCTGTCAACATGGGAATTATTGCTGAAGAAGTGATTAAACAAGGGATTGATAAAGGTCGTTTTGATATCAGAATAGATGCCAATAATTTTTCCCAGATCATTTACAGCAGTCAGTATGATGAAACCCATTATAACTATCTGGCAAGAATGGCTGAAGCCTATGGGGAACAGTTCTTTTATGACGGTGAAGTCCTGCATTTCGGGAAACTTCCGCCTCAGAACAAACCCATTATCCTGACCTACGGAAGCAGTGCCAATGATATCAAAGTTGAACTGAAAGCAATACATACCAAGCCTCAGTTTTACGGATATAACAGCAATAAAAATGAAAAACTTACATCAGGTTCTACACCTATTCAGCATGTAAGTGACATTGCAAAGACAGCTTACGATCACAACAACAATATTTATAAAACCCCTGCGCTTCAGATAGCACCTATCAAAGCATCAACCCATCTTGACGTTGAGTATTCACAGAAAAGTGCTTCAGGAAGTGAAGCCGTGAATGTTTTTTCTATTTCAGGAAATACGACGGTTCCATTCCTTCACCCGGGATGTATAGCCGATGTTCAGATGAGGAAACCGGATTCTAATGAGACTTCTTATTTCACAAGAATAATGATCACAGAAGCTGAGCATGAGATTGATACAATAGGGCATTATAACGGAAGTTTTATAGGAATAGCAGCAGATACAGGATTTCTTCCAAGACCGGAATACAAAATCCCAAAAGCTGAACCGCAAACGGCAGTCGTGATATCCAATTCAGATCCGGAAGGTCAGGGCAGGATACAGGTGCAGTTTGACTGGCAGACCAGTGATACAACACATTTTATCAGGATGATGAGCCCGGATGCAGGAGGAACAGATCAAATTACACAAAACAGAGGTTATGTAGCCATTCCCGAAGTGGGAGATCAGGTGATGATCAACTTTGTCCACAGCCATCCCGACAGACCTTTCGTTATGGGAGGAATGTTCCATGGTGGAATAGGCTTAGGTGGTGGAATCAATAACCATCTGAAATCGATCCAAACCAGAAGCGGAATCAGAATTTTGATGAATGACGAGGAAGGAAGTGTGAAAATAATGGATCCGAGCGGAAATATCTACTTTATGGATGGAGCAGGAAATATCAGCATGAAAGCGCCTAAAAACTTTACCCTGAATGCCGGAGATAACATCAATATAACCGCCGGAAAAGAAATCTCAATCAGTGCTGGAGAAGGAATCAACAGCGCTGCTAATGACAGTATTATTTCTACAGCCGGAAAAGATATTGTTCAGACCGCTTCAGGTGATATCCGGGAATCTTCGGATACCAGAACAGAAATGGTAGAAAAAGAATTCAAAAGACAGTCTGAAACGTCTAATGAAATAGCCGGAGAAATATCCATGTTCAGCGAGCTGGAAAATATGACGATGCAAAGTGGGAAGATTGTAGAATTCAACAGTGCTGAAAAATCAAAACTTTTCTGA
- the tssD gene encoding type VI secretion system tube protein TssD, with amino-acid sequence MAGNSRGILKFNGGEGQKLLKLNYSVSRSTDVSGRVASDPSNALIKVTIEATEKSDILESLLNGKYKPTSGEVTFNKSHEEGTLITLKWENGYVIQHEMDFDAVDSNSMLVSFVISAESITYGNSLYDGFWPLS; translated from the coding sequence ATGGCAGGAAATTCAAGAGGAATCTTAAAATTCAATGGAGGTGAAGGGCAAAAGTTGTTAAAATTAAACTACAGTGTTTCAAGATCTACAGATGTTTCAGGACGTGTAGCGTCTGATCCGTCAAACGCTTTGATTAAAGTAACCATCGAAGCAACCGAGAAATCTGATATTCTGGAAAGTTTATTGAACGGAAAATATAAACCGACAAGCGGTGAAGTAACTTTCAATAAATCTCATGAAGAAGGAACGCTGATCACCCTGAAATGGGAAAACGGATACGTCATTCAGCATGAAATGGATTTTGACGCTGTCGACAGCAATAGCATGTTGGTAAGCTTTGTAATCAGTGCAGAAAGCATCACTTACGGAAATTCACTTTATGACGGATTCTGGCCATTAAGCTAA